The genomic stretch CTGGATGGTGGTCTTGTTCTGATATTTGACCTCGACCGGTTCCTATCAATCGATGAGGAGCGAGCGTTGGATGTTGCACTGACAGGAGGTACGAATTGAAGAATAGCATCCCGGAGAGCCTACTTTCCCAATTGAGCGAATTCATCGCTACAAGGATGGGGTTGCATTTTCCCAGGGAGCAGTGGGATGGCCTCGAACGAAAAGTAGGTCCGCTAGCCAAAGAATTCGGTTTTAACGATGGAACAGCCTTCGTTCAGTGGCTGGTATCGTCGCCCCTAACCAGGGAGCAGATGGATATCTTAGCGAGTCATCTTACGATTGCAGAGACATATTTCTGGCGCGAACCAAGAATCTTTGAAGCGTTCGAAGAACATATCCTGCCGGAACTGGTCCGGGGGCGGGAAAAGGGAGAGAAACGGTTGAGAATATGGAGCGCTGGCTGCGCCACCGGCGAGGAGCCTTATTCCATCGCCATTGCGCTGCGCAGGGCGATCCCTGATCTTGATGATTGGCATATTACCATCCTGGCGAACGATATCAATACCCGCAATTTGCGAAAAGCGATAGCCGGTAAATACACTGATTGGTCTTTCCGTAACGTTCCGTCGTGGTTCAAAGAAGATTATTTCCTGGACAAGAAGAACGGGATGTTCGAGATACTGCCAGATATTCGGAAGATGATAACATTCGCCTACCTGAACCTGGCTGAGGATGAATATCCATCGCCCGTGAACAACACCAACGCCATGGACATCATATTCTGTCGGAACGTGCTCATGTATTTTACGCAGGAGCGAGCCGAACAGATCGCGCAATGTCTCGGGCGGTCTCTTCTGGACGGGGGATGGTTGGCAGTCAGCTCTACGGAGCTTTCCCAGCATCTCTTTTCACAATTTTCATCGGTTGAATTCCCTGGGGCGATTATCTATAGGAAGGGTGCATTGGAATCCGGGTCGTCAGATGATTCATTCTCAAAGTGGCTCCCACTCCAGAACGTCCCGGTTCTAACATCCTTGGACTCCATGACCATGGTCGGAGCCGAACTCGACGAACCCGGGCTCCTGTCATTCAAACCAGAAATTGTAGTGTCTGTCGAAAGCCCCTTGTCGCAAAAGATCGAATCCGTAGGGGCTTCAAATATCAATTTGGGAAGCTTTGATGCAGAAATGGTGGAAAAGCCTAGTGAAAGCACGCCGCAGACGATAGCGCATATGGTACGGGAACTAGCCAACCAAGGCAGGCTTGCCGATGCACAGGCCTTATGCGAAAAAGCCATAGCCATCAACAAGCTCGATCCCGGATTGCATTACCTTAGCGCGACCATTCTTCAGGAACAGAACAGGGAGGGCGATGCCATCGCCTCGCTCAGGCGGGCGCTCTATATCGATCCTGATTTCGTGCTGGCGCATTTTGCCATGGGCACCCTGGTGATGCACCGAGGAGACAAACGGGCGGCAAAGAAATGTTTTGATAACGCTCTTGCGATACTCAGTTCTTACCAACAGGATGACTTACTGATTGATTGTGAAGGAATCACGGCGGGCAGGTTCAGGGAGATTGTTATCGCCACTATTCAGGTAGGTGCATTGACTTGAAAAATGACAACACCCCCTCCCTTGAGGAGCAAGAAGCGCCCATGGATAGGAGCGAATCTAGCCGCCGCGAGGAAACGAAGAAAGATATGCTCGATCAAAAAGTTGCGCCGTCTCAAACAGAAAAACACAGCATTCTACGGGCGCGCGCCCGCATCCTAGCTCGGAAACCGGCTCAGGAAGTGACAGCGAATGATCTAATCGTTGTCATCGAGTTCCGTCTTGGATCCGAAACATATGCCATCGAGTCCGCATTCGTCAGGAAAGTATATCAATTGAAAGATTACACCCCGCTACCGGGGACTCCAAACTTCGTGCTGGGTATCATCAATGTGCGGGGACAGATTTTCTCTGTCGTGGATCTCTCGAGATTTTTCAACATCCCTAGGAGGGGCCTAGGCGAGCTGAACAAAGTCATCATCATCCGCAACGAAGAGATGGAGTTCGGAATATTGGCAGATACCGTACTTGGGACGCGACAGATTTCGCTCAAAGCCATCCAGGCATTGCCACCTACCGTTACCGGCATCGGCGCTGAGTATCTGAAGGGGGTCACGGCGGAACGGGTCATCGTCATAGACGCAAAAAAGATACTAGGCGACGAGAAGGTCATGGTGGATGAAGAGTCAGAAAAACCGTGAGGCAGTTGATGTCGTTCAAGATAGCGACCCATGAGTTCAGGTTTGCAAAAAGGAGGAAGAGAAAATGCCAGAAAAAATGAAAAAA from Methanomassiliicoccales archaeon encodes the following:
- a CDS encoding chemotaxis protein CheW, with amino-acid sequence MKNDNTPSLEEQEAPMDRSESSRREETKKDMLDQKVAPSQTEKHSILRARARILARKPAQEVTANDLIVVIEFRLGSETYAIESAFVRKVYQLKDYTPLPGTPNFVLGIINVRGQIFSVVDLSRFFNIPRRGLGELNKVIIIRNEEMEFGILADTVLGTRQISLKAIQALPPTVTGIGAEYLKGVTAERVIVIDAKKILGDEKVMVDEESEKP